A region of Drosophila mauritiana strain mau12 chromosome 3L, ASM438214v1, whole genome shotgun sequence DNA encodes the following proteins:
- the LOC117139656 gene encoding zinc finger protein CG2199, which produces MVKARKEVQCDHCGTSQGSKSVFSGQKVFLGRKITDVLETITHRSIPSSLPIKICFVCTSTFMSSAALIDKVRETVDRIQVQSAKNSKVAEKEEPENDKKAVKVPKKNTTLRQRSKSIAAFPPSFVNGANTEIEIISASPKKLDKTPKKQISRLFEDNLNDSVKLTPAKEVSSTKKAFLNLFGNGDNDAIEVLTESEEEEDSNKGPITINTNNFQCPECDFRSKFPKQYKEHLQKEHGLQRPRIYSCALCIKTFGVLKTLKNHLKDTHSRTFEAEGKTKAKESKEKEAKSGAKKKIETKAKDRNAVSQSKKPKEGKSKETKVVKKIDDQEVNNKKSTDIEDADQTQATKIASFKALNESLMKKRMLENVMDSEYTFAINGSSASTPRADSNNFQCDICDSELVTAKQMQEHMTSVHGIDKPKVFKCHVCEKSLATKQSLKTHMTLHNDGAEASNSSKRKILQEEDEDVDILGTTQIENTAENVEGPKKSLQSPTKGARSTNRKILQEEYEVVEIIDAFKTDNTEEEDEGPVEEQIIRPRNDIEHQVEGGMIAPRSPAKKTKKVSHIDLSVSTTNGNSPARSEKRKKQDKSEDTFPSSDVDIVEEINYNVKPHKKARLESIGDSTADESTLSCDQCGKFVKSRQRLDSHMEKKHASQLRCTICKEVYQTQIDYVAHFSNCGSESGLPCGVAKCKKVFSEANFLCSHLRKRHELH; this is translated from the exons ATGGTCAAGGCGCGAAAAGAGGTGCAATGCGACCACTGCGGCACAAGCCAAGGGTCCAAGAGCGTTTTTTCAGGTCAGAAGGTGTTCCTGGGCAGGAAAATAACAGACGTACTGGAGACCATCACCCACAGAAGC ATCCCATCATCATTGCCGATCAAGATATGCTTCGTCTGCACCTCCACATTTATGTCCAGCGCGGCACTAATCGATAAGGTCCGCGAGACGGTGGACAGGATACAGGTCCAGTCCGCCAAGAATAGCAAGGTAGCGGAAAAAGAGGAGCCGGAAAACGATAAGAAGGCGGTTAAGGTGCCAAAGAAGAACACCACCCTCCGTCAGCGCAGCAAGTCCATAGCGGCTTTCCCGCCAAGCTTTGTGAATGGAGCTAATACAGAAATCGAGATCATTAGTGCTTCGCCCAAGAAACTCGATAAGACTCCTAAAAAGCAGATATCTCGACTCTTCGAGGACAATCTTAACGATTCCGTGAAGCTGACGCCCGCCAAAGAGGTGTCGTCCACTAAGAAGGCTTTCCTTAATCTCTTTGGCAACGGCGACAATGATGCCATCGAAGTGCTGACCGAGAGCGAGGAAGAGGAGGACTCGAATAAAGGTCCTATCACCATTAACACAAATAACTTTCAGTGTCCAGAGTGCGATTTTCGCTCAAAGTTTCCCAAACAGTACAAGGAGCACCTGCAGAAGGAGCATGGTCTTCAAAGACCGCGCATATACTCCTGTGCCTTGTGTATTAAGACTTTCGGCGTGCTTAAGACCTTGAAAAACCATCTAAAGGACACTCACTCACGCACTTTTGAGGCCGAGGGCAAGACTAAGGCGAAGGAAAGCAAGGAAAAAGAGGCTAAGTCAGGGGCCAAGAAAAAAATTGAGACCAAGGCAAAGGATCGCAATGCTGTGAGTCAAAGCAAGAAGCCAAAAGAAGGAAAGTCCAAAGAAACCAAAGTGGTTAAGAAAATCGACGACCAAGAAGTGAACAACAAAAAGAGCACCGACATTGAGGACGCAGACCAGACCCAGGCAACCAAAATCGCCTCCTTTAAAGCACTAAATGAGTCTTTGATGAAGAAAAGGATGTTAGAGAACGTAATGGATTCGGAATACACATTTGCCATCAATGGATCCAGCGCCTCCACTCCGAGGGCGGATTCGAATAATTTTCAGTGCGACATCTGCGACTCTGAGCTGGTGACCGCCAAGCAGATGCAGGAGCACATGACGTCCGTCCACGGCATCGACAAGCCAAAGGTTTTCAAGTGCCACGTCTGCGAGAAGAGTCTGGCCACCAAACAGTCCCTGAAAACGCACATGACTCTACATAACGACGGTGCGGAAGCGTCGAACTCCAGCAAGCGAAAGATTCTGCAGGAAGAGGATGAGGACGTAGACATTCTGGGTACGACTCAGATTGAAAACACGGCCGAGAATGTTGAAGGACCTAAGAAATCGCTGCAAAGCCCTACTAAAGGCGCAAGGTCCACCAACCGAAAGATTCTGCAAGAAGAGTATGAGGTTGTGGAAATTATAGACGCTTTTAAGACTGACAACACtgaggaggaggatgaagGCCCCGTAGAAGAACAGATTATACGACCCAGGAACGACATTGAGCACCAGGTCGAAGGAGGCATGATTGCACCTCGGTCGCCAGCTAAGAAGACTAAGAAGGTCAGTCATATAGATCTGTCTGTGTCCACAACCAATGGCAATTCTCCTGCCAGGTcagaaaaacgaaaaaaacaaGACAAATCTGAGGACACGTTCCCCTCATCTGATGTAGACATAGTGGAAGAAATCAACTACAACGTGAAGCCGCACAAAAAGGCTCGCCTGGAGTCCATTGGTGACTCAACCGCCGACGAGTCCACCCTCAGCTGCGATCAGTGCGGGAAGTTCGTCAAATCGCGTCAACGCTTGGACTCGCACATGGAGAAGAAGCACGCTTCCCAACTACGGTGCACTATATGCAAGGAAGTCTACCAGACCCAAATTGATTACGTGGCTCACTTCTCGAACTGTGGTTCCGAAAGTGGGCTTCCGTGCGGCGTGGCCAAGTGCAAGAAGGTCTTCTCGGAGGCCAACTTCCTCTGCTCGCACCTGCGCAAGCGCCACGAGTTGCACTag
- the LOC117139657 gene encoding uncharacterized protein LOC117139657, with product MSAQEKVIRVGSRKSELALIQTKHVIGRLQKLYPKQKFEIHTMSTFGDRVLNVSLPKIGEKSLFTRDLEDALRNGGVDFVVHSLKDLPTALPTGMAIGAVLEREDARDALVLRENFKGHTIASLPKGSVIGTSSLRRTAQIRRMYPHLTVCDIRGNLNTRLAKLDAADSKFSGIILAQAGLVRMGWMSRISQVLEPTDLLYAVGQGALAVECRANDDQVLAMLQKLMCLNTTCRILAERSFLKTLGGGCSAPVAVWSNLKGEPLNGNSQEVGLSLTGAVWSLDGAIEIRNHLACALNEQKLEGDQRKRGAQGATSQLQEETSSSCDSPPATKRARNGNDSSGSDSNSSSPRQQGSPPVICEDAAACEALSGYTVDQLSDLASHCPVLSNNNAVGPTGVGGGDADTNNVNTTPRQCPLRLVGGQEVMGQCPVPHNQARAPAKCPVAHADSGDSFSAKSGSGGGSATTAHCPLQMPVGQDFMGECPYVNNDVKVSFAQAGKCPVTGGVAGAPASILPTPPSSRASNASSTGDEVDNVATSSKCPFAAMHQGSGLEAPAKDNGNAAPAKCPFLQKTVQMFDYADEEQPTPQHSVLIEDVENLFCGLYQHACHSRGIYEKANQLGKTLAEDLIKRGALDVMKVAQAEIHGKVASS from the exons GAG CTCGCTCTGATTCAGACCAAACATGTCATCGGCCGCCTTCAGAAGCTATATCCCAAGCAGAAATTCGAGATCC ACACCATGTCGACATTTGGCGATCGTGTGCTGAACGTTTCACTTCCTAAGATTGGCGAGAAGAGCCTGTTCACCCGCGACCTCGAGGATGCGCTGCGCAACGGGGGCGTGGACTTTGTGGTGCACTCCCTCAAGGATCTGCCAACAGCCCTGCCAACAGGAATGGCCATCGGAGCCGTGCTGGAGCGAGAAGATGCGCGGGATGCGCTGGTTCTGCGGGAGAACTTTAAGGGCCACACGATAGCCTCGCTTCCAAAGGGCAGCGTGATTG GAACCTCATCTCTTCGTCGCACGGCCCAGATCCGCAGGATGTATCCCCATTTGACGGTGTGCGACATCCGCGGAAATCTAAATACTCGACTGGCCAAGCTGGATGCAGCCGATTCCAAGTTCTCCGGCATCATTCTCGCTCAGGCCGGCTTGGTGAGAATGGGCTGGATGAGTCGCATTAGCCAGGTGCTGGAGCCGACCGACTTGCTCTATGCTGTTGGCCAAGGAGCCCTGGCCGTGGAGTGTCGGGCTAATGACGACCAAGTGCTGGCCATGCTGCAGAAACTAATGTGCCTGAATACAACGTGCCGCATCCTAGCAGAACGAAGCTTCCTCAAGACTTTGGGAGGTGGTTGCTCCGCCCCCGTGGCAGTTTGGAGCAACTTAAAGGGCGAGCCCTTGAATGGAAACAGCCAGGAGGTGGGACTATCGCTCACCGGTGCAGTTTGGAGCCTGGATGGTGCCATAGAGATACGGAACCACCTGGCGTGTGCCTTAAATGAACAAAAATTGGAGGGGGACCAACGGAAACGAGGTGCCCAGGGGGCCACCAGCCAGTTGCAGGAGGAGACCAGCAGTAGCTGCGATTCTCCTCCGGCCACGAAGCGTGCCAGAAATGGCAACGACAGTTCCGGATCGGACTCGAATTCCAGCAGTCCGCGCCAGCAAGGCAGCCCTCCAGTGATCTGTGAGGATGCGGCTGCTTGCGAAGCTCTCTCCGGTTACACTGTGGATCAGCTTTCGGATCTGGCCAGTCACTGCCCAGTGCTGAGTAACAACAATGCTGTGGGACCTACCGGAGTTGGTGGTGGCGATGCGGATACTAACAATGTGAATACTACTCCCCGTCAGTGCCCTCTTCGTTTGGTGGGTGGTCAGGAAGTGATGGGCCAGTGCCCAGTGCCGCACAATCAGGCAAGGGCTCCTGCCAAATGTCCAGTAGCGCATGCAGACTCTGGGGATTCCTTCAGCGCCAAGAGTGGTAGCGGAGGGGGATCGGCCACCACTGCTCACTGTCCACTACAGATGCCCGTGGGACAGGACTTCATGGGCGAATGTCCGTACGTTAACAACGATGTGAAGGTTTCCTTTGCCCAAGCTGGAAAGTGTCCAGTGACTGGCGGTGTGGCAGGGGCACCAGCCTCTATTCTGCCCACGCCACCGAGCAGCAGAGCTAGTAATGCCAGCAGCACTGGCGACGAAGTAGATAATGTGGCAACTTCCTCCAAGTGTCCCTTTGCGGCAATGCATCAGGGCAGCGGTCTGGAGGCGCCGGCTAAGGACAACGGAAACGCAGCCCCAGCCAAGTGCCCGTTCCTGCAGAAAACGGTCCAAATGTTCGACTACGCCGACGAGGAGCAGCCGACGCCGCAGCACTCGGTGCTCATTGAGGATGTGGAAAACCTGTTCTGCGGTCTCTACCAGCACGCCTGTCACAGTCGGGGCATCTACGAGAAGGCCAACCAGTTGGGCAAGACGCTGGCGGAGGACCTGATCAAGCGCGGCGCCCTCGACGTGATGAAGGTGGCCCAGGCAGAGATTCACGGCAAAGTGGCGTCGTCTTGA